Proteins encoded together in one Aeromonas encheleia window:
- the recC gene encoding exodeoxyribonuclease V subunit gamma produces the protein MFTLYHSNQLDLLKELLVNRIRQAPLSHPFQREQILVQSPGMAQWLKLELAKAFGIAANIDFPLPASFIWEMFTQVLADVPRQSPYNKGAMSWQLMTILPALLERPAFAPLAAYLGGAEEQDPQADPRQEPEQVRLWQLCQKIADLFDQYLVYRPDWIARWEEGEGLGLELAGVSGQDWQPELWRELVARTLALSPSGYHRANLYEEFIQGLQQSAELPGRLPERVFVFGISALPPRYVEALQALGSRVEVHLFITNPCRYYWGDLLDRKTLARLANKLKPGTDIETLQGPANPLLASMGKLGRDYLHQLMELEVPQIEAFVDIDDLDAKGNVRLLRAIQKDVLELAERGAGRFDLDGSQHKSPLDPADGSLQIHACHGPMRELEVLHDRLLGLFEQDPSLTPKDVVVMMPDVNSYGPYIQAVFGARGQIPFAVSDRAASQESPLLQSFLALLRLPNARFGAGELLAILEVPAVLRRFELDDGEFNQLRVWVQETGIRWGLDDAYPLRFDLPPLSGNSWLFGLRRMLLGFAMGDGEPVAGILPYADIEGQQGLALGKLAWFVDSLAEFLPRLQQAQSLPGWVACLNELLDRFYLADEEEERLLQLIRSQLAEWQTQLGEARFDHPISPELLQDYLGNQLGEQRSSQRFLAGQVNFCTLMPMRSIPFKQVCLLGMNDGVYPRTLAPMGFDLMATASRRGDRSRRDDDRYLFLEALLSAQQGLYISYQGFSAEDNSPKVPSVLLAELVDYVRQGFVLAGDEALSDEVSGERLLAHLVVEHPLTPYSHSYFYPEPDSEHESRLFTYATDWLSALNPVPGASNFQSGELPLPPEWGKEQGLELAELLRFYRQPARYFLNRRLKVWFELNEANIEDSEPFELDGLQHYQLKSLLLDAHLKEGNSEIRCERLRLSGQLPQGWFGNLLLDDLDEQMGKLADRLRPWLAGEEDGGKQAVEIDISLAQGQLQGWIDTQRGRQLIVKPGSFNGKDLLLGWVQHLCLALSEAPGDTLLLDAKLGWRLPALSADEARPRLAALVALWQQGMKRPLPFFPNTAWDWLKAIEKDPDKPEAADKAALARFQGGWQLIGEGEDPYVARCFPALDEEVLSQLQGLAREHLTPLLNCLEELK, from the coding sequence ATGTTTACCCTCTACCACTCCAATCAGCTGGATCTGCTCAAAGAGTTGCTGGTGAACCGCATCCGGCAGGCCCCCCTCTCTCACCCCTTCCAGCGGGAACAGATCCTGGTGCAGAGCCCCGGCATGGCCCAGTGGCTCAAGCTGGAGCTGGCCAAGGCCTTCGGCATTGCCGCCAACATCGACTTCCCGCTGCCCGCCAGCTTCATCTGGGAGATGTTCACCCAGGTGCTGGCGGATGTGCCGCGCCAGAGCCCCTACAACAAGGGCGCCATGAGCTGGCAGCTGATGACCATATTGCCGGCCCTGCTGGAGCGCCCCGCCTTCGCCCCCCTTGCCGCCTATCTGGGGGGCGCCGAGGAACAGGATCCGCAGGCAGATCCCCGGCAGGAGCCCGAACAGGTGCGGCTGTGGCAGCTGTGCCAGAAGATCGCGGATCTGTTCGACCAGTATCTGGTCTACCGGCCGGACTGGATCGCCCGCTGGGAAGAGGGTGAGGGTCTGGGGCTGGAGCTGGCGGGGGTGAGCGGCCAGGATTGGCAGCCCGAGCTGTGGCGCGAGCTGGTGGCCCGCACCCTGGCGCTGAGCCCGAGCGGCTATCACAGAGCCAACCTCTATGAGGAGTTTATCCAGGGGCTGCAACAGAGCGCCGAGCTGCCGGGCAGGTTGCCGGAGCGGGTGTTCGTGTTCGGCATCTCGGCGCTGCCGCCGCGCTACGTGGAGGCGCTGCAGGCCCTCGGCAGCCGGGTGGAGGTGCACCTGTTCATCACCAACCCCTGCCGCTACTACTGGGGGGATCTGCTGGATCGCAAGACGCTCGCCCGGCTGGCCAACAAGCTCAAGCCCGGCACCGACATCGAGACCCTGCAAGGGCCCGCCAACCCGCTGCTCGCCTCCATGGGCAAGCTGGGGCGCGACTACCTGCACCAGCTGATGGAGCTGGAGGTGCCCCAAATAGAGGCCTTCGTCGATATCGACGACCTCGATGCCAAGGGCAATGTCAGGCTGCTGCGCGCCATCCAGAAGGATGTGCTGGAGCTGGCAGAGCGGGGCGCCGGTCGATTCGATCTGGACGGCAGCCAGCACAAGAGCCCGCTCGATCCGGCGGATGGATCCCTGCAGATCCACGCCTGCCACGGCCCGATGCGTGAACTGGAAGTGCTACACGATCGGCTGCTAGGGCTGTTCGAGCAGGATCCGAGCCTCACCCCCAAAGACGTGGTGGTGATGATGCCGGATGTGAACAGCTACGGCCCCTACATCCAGGCGGTGTTCGGCGCCCGCGGCCAGATCCCCTTCGCGGTCTCGGATCGGGCGGCGAGTCAGGAGAGCCCGCTGCTGCAGAGCTTCCTCGCCCTGCTGCGTCTGCCCAATGCCCGCTTCGGGGCGGGGGAGCTGCTCGCCATCCTGGAGGTGCCCGCCGTGCTGCGCCGCTTCGAGCTGGATGACGGCGAGTTCAACCAGCTGCGGGTCTGGGTGCAGGAGACCGGCATCCGCTGGGGGCTGGACGATGCCTATCCGCTGCGCTTCGACTTGCCGCCGCTCAGCGGCAACAGCTGGCTGTTCGGCCTGCGCCGCATGCTGCTCGGCTTCGCCATGGGGGACGGCGAGCCGGTGGCGGGGATACTGCCCTACGCCGACATCGAGGGTCAGCAGGGGCTGGCGCTCGGCAAGCTGGCCTGGTTTGTGGATTCCCTCGCCGAATTCCTGCCCCGCCTGCAGCAGGCGCAGAGCCTGCCCGGCTGGGTAGCCTGCCTCAACGAGCTGCTGGATCGTTTCTATCTGGCGGACGAAGAGGAGGAGCGGTTGCTGCAACTCATCCGCAGCCAGCTGGCCGAGTGGCAGACCCAGCTGGGCGAGGCGCGTTTCGACCACCCCATCAGCCCTGAGCTGCTGCAGGACTACCTCGGCAATCAGCTCGGCGAGCAGCGCTCCAGCCAGCGTTTCCTGGCCGGTCAGGTGAACTTCTGCACCCTGATGCCGATGCGCTCCATCCCCTTCAAGCAGGTCTGCCTGCTCGGCATGAATGACGGCGTCTACCCGCGCACCCTGGCCCCCATGGGCTTCGATCTGATGGCCACGGCCTCCCGCCGCGGGGACAGATCCCGCCGGGACGATGACCGCTATCTGTTCCTCGAGGCGCTACTCAGCGCCCAGCAGGGACTCTACATCAGCTATCAGGGCTTCAGCGCCGAGGACAACAGTCCCAAGGTGCCCTCTGTGCTGCTGGCGGAGCTGGTCGACTATGTGCGCCAGGGCTTCGTGCTGGCGGGGGACGAGGCGCTCTCCGACGAGGTCTCCGGCGAGCGGCTGCTCGCGCACCTGGTGGTCGAGCACCCGCTCACCCCCTATAGCCATAGTTACTTCTACCCCGAGCCCGATTCTGAACATGAGTCGCGACTCTTTACCTATGCCACCGACTGGCTGTCGGCCCTCAATCCGGTGCCGGGGGCGAGCAACTTCCAGAGCGGCGAGCTGCCGTTACCTCCCGAATGGGGCAAGGAGCAGGGGCTGGAGCTGGCCGAGCTGCTGCGTTTCTATCGCCAGCCGGCCCGCTACTTCCTCAACCGCCGCCTCAAGGTGTGGTTCGAGTTGAACGAGGCCAACATCGAGGACAGCGAGCCGTTCGAGCTGGACGGCCTGCAGCACTATCAGCTCAAAAGCCTGCTGCTCGATGCTCATCTCAAGGAGGGCAACAGCGAGATCCGGTGTGAGCGGTTGCGTTTGTCGGGTCAGCTGCCGCAAGGCTGGTTCGGCAACCTGCTGCTCGACGATCTGGACGAGCAGATGGGCAAGCTGGCGGATCGGCTGCGCCCCTGGCTCGCCGGTGAAGAGGATGGCGGCAAGCAGGCGGTGGAGATCGATATCTCCCTGGCCCAGGGCCAGCTGCAGGGCTGGATCGACACCCAGCGGGGCCGCCAGCTGATCGTCAAGCCCGGCAGCTTCAACGGCAAGGATCTGCTGCTGGGCTGGGTCCAGCACCTCTGCCTCGCCCTGAGCGAGGCCCCCGGTGACACCCTGCTGCTCGATGCCAAGCTGGGCTGGCGACTGCCCGCGCTGTCCGCCGACGAGGCGCGGCCCAGGCTGGCGGCGCTGGTGGCGCTCTGGCAGCAGGGGATGAAGCGGCCGCTGCCCTTCTTCCCCAACACCGCCTGGGACTGGCTCAAGGCCATCGAGAAGGATCCGGACAAGCCGGAGGCCGCCGACAAGGCGGCGCTGGCCCGCTTCCAGGGCGGCTGGCAACTGATAGGTGAGGGCGAAGATCCCTATGTCGCACGCTGTTTCCCCGCCCTCGACGAGGAGGTGCTGAGCCAGCTGCAAGGGCTGGCCCGCGAGCATCTGACCCCGCTGCTCAACTGCCTGGAGGAGCTGAAGTAA